gtgacaGTCATGaaaggtagtatttcaccctaatttattaattcaacacaaggggagccaaagattaTTTATTGGTCGTAACAGTTGAGTTTTAAATTCAACCGCACTTGGGATATCTCTGTGTGACAAGGATCTAGTAGCACCGAAAACGATAGTAGTAATAGTAACGCTGATagcaacaattttggcaacagtaGTAACGGTAGTAACAATAGaaattgagtagcaggtgtggCAGCAACAGTAacggtagtaacttagcaagattcaatatatgTAAAGCATAGGAACATGGATTAGTGatgaataatgatttagatgacattaatCATGTAAGAGTTACACACTTGggagacacagaactagctccaattcatcattataatgtaggcatgtataccgtatatagtcatacgtgcttgcgataagaacttgattgacatcttttgtcctatccTCCCATGGAAGCGGGGCCCTATTGGAatgtaagggatattaaggcctccttttcatATAGAATCggaaaagcattaacacatgttgaaaacatgaactcctcaaactacgataatcaccggaaagaatccgaattattgtcaccttggggtatgcgggccAAGACACGATAggtaactagaacttgcaagatacgatccaaatcactttcatattgatgaaaacataataggttcacatctaaaatcatggcactcgggccctagtgacaaacgtTAAGCATAGAAaattcatagtaacatcaatctcgaaacatagtggacactagggatcaagccctatcaaacttaactcgattacatgatcaatctcatccaataccACTGATGTCCAACaaccctacaaaggaattactcactcccggtggtgagcatcatggcgaTGTTGATAaacaagggttggtgatgacgacgacaaagaaTCCCCCTCTTTGGAGCCCCAAACGGGCTCCAGATCAGCCTTccgaaggaagaacaggaggtggtggtggctccgtctcgtgaaacgcgatgaaaacttctctctattatttctttgaagatttgattttataggactggaattaggggcggaggagccacatgggccctacaagccatcagggtgcggccaggggtgccctgttggcttgtgccccctgGCAGCGTTTCTCTGGCACGTCTTtgctccataaatccttataaatgccataaataattcacaaaaagtttcgtctgAGTCAGGGAACTTTTATTGCTGCAGAAAAATCACACCAAGGTAGTTATGGTGAAAACAGTGTCGGTCCGGGTtaggttcaaatcatgcaaattagaggtcaaaatcATAGCATAAgtgtttgcaaaagtagatacgttagagacgtatcaggaaCTCGCCCCGCAAGCCGAAGAGTTTGGACGCGGGAAGATGCTAGATCAAGACTGCAACATTGTTGGCCAGTTCCGAGGCTACTGAGGGATTCCCAGACTATGGGGTACTCGAGCCGCTTACCTACTTTCATGGCCCGGACTCCCAGGTCGTCCTATAATTAACACTTGAATCCAAATTGCAAGATGATGTTGTGTCAAGAACGAACTCTTTTGAAGACCTGGTGTGCCCTCCAAGGCAAGATGATAATCAGCATGGTACCTCCTCGGTGTAACCGACATTGTCTAACCCTagtacccctggtatctatataaactagtGTGCTCTATTCCGTAAGAGAGGTTAAGATCATTATTCATAGGGTTTTAGACAATGATATACGATATTgatgtagatcaactctgtactcgatactccgtcatcaatataaacaagagtagGACGTGGGGTTTGACCTCtagcaagagggcccgaacctgggtaaacatcgtctcctttgtctcccgttacccatcgatccaagatccatagttcaggaccccctacccaagatccgtccgttttgacaccgacacacgTGGCAACATTACTTGGGCTACAAGTAATGCTGACTCAACAACCTCtaaggtttagggtttagggtttagggttagggtttagggtttaggtggaAGAGATTTCCTCTCATTGCCTTCATTGAAGACATAGATGTATGTGTTGAGCATCAGTTAGCTTCTGACATCGATCACTTCGACCCCACTTAAGAGTATGGTGGTTCCTAAGACCgaggaaagaagaaacaaaacaacCAAAAGACTTCATCTTCAAGTTTCATTATCTTTAAGCAATTATCTTTGTGTACCACCAATGTCTTCGAACATTTTTAGTGGTCGTCTTCGACGGTTAAACCGAATCTCCAGGGACTTCTATTTGTGTTATCCTGTGAACTCACACAAACACATTAGCCCCTCAACCAcgtttgtcttcaatactccaaaaccaacaaggagtggcactagatgcacttacacagagTGGTGTCTCTTAGATTggctaggtgttgcttgggagcctccaaatcgtgtggagttgaacctagaagtttgtaaggggaaggagatcgcctacttcatgaaaatctacccaagtgaggctagtcttTCATGAACGTAAGCCTTGAGGGCATAGACAAAGTTGCTTCTTCGTGAAcactttgtgggtggagcccccCGTGGACTCCAcaccgttacccttcgtgggttgaagtctccatcaacatggacgtatcCTAGCACcagctatcagaaccatgccaaaagcaCCGTGTCTTCATTGCGTTTTATTTCTCCGATCCCTCCTTTACTTTCGTATGCAATGTCTCTATATTTCGCTGCTAaaatcttagacttgcatgtgtagggtgttgcTTGACTTgatataattgctaaaacttgcctacTACTAAAATTAGGAAGAGGTTAAGTTTtaattggtcaagtagtctaatcaatcCCCCTCCATGGGTAGGAAGCGCATATGGCGCATAGGGCGTTGTTCTCGTCCGCGGTCGCGTGCAGCTGTGCCTCTACGATGATCGCTTCCAGGAGAGCGGTGGCTTGAGCGTGGAGGGCCCCGTAGATCAGATGCTGCTCCGCGACGAAGTTGGGGTTCACCGCGGCCACGGTGCCACGGTTTGCTCACTCGCGCGCTCGTCGTCGAATTGTCCTTCCACCAACGGGTGCTGCTCTAAAAGGAACATCAACACATGTTCCTCCTGCATCTGTTGGGGGAACGCGAACATAGGCGACGGCGCCAGCTGGTCCTCCACCATGGCGGTATTGAAATGGGCCTATGCTTGCTCCATGGTAAACCCGACATGCATAGGCGCGTGTTGCGGTGAGGTGTCGTCTAAGCTCGTCTCCATCATGGGGCCGTCCTCGCCGTTGGAGGCCTCGGGCGAGTTGGCCGATCCTGGCACGACGGCTTTTCCAGGCGGCCGCGAGGGTGGTCACCTTGTGCTTAATGTCCTTGGACAGACTCTCCCATAGAACATTGTTGTCTACAGTCATTGCGAATGTAGTGTGGCGCAAGGGAGGAGGAGCTGGAGCAAGAGCATGTGTTGTGGCATGGAGTTAGCCGAGTGTGGCCGGGTTTTAAATAGCAGATTCCGATGAGGCCACACTCTCGGGTGCGTCAACGCGCGGTGCTAGAGTGAATTTCTCGGCTTGTGAGCCTGCTTAGTGGCAGCATACAAACAAACGGTGCCTTGAACGGGAGTGGTAGATATTCGTCTCGTCCCGTCCAGTAAGGCATCTCCGGCACTGAACATGTGCGTACACCAAGCACACTTCACGGGCGGCGCCCTCCGCCGGCTCGCCGCTTCAAAGGCGCGTCCACTCTCGGCCGGCTTCAATGTGGAGCAGTTGCTCTACAACAACATGAAAGCGGGCAGCTGGCGCCGGGAGGGAACGCTAGCAGGCGTGGGAGGAGGATTTTCGATGGGCCAGGGTGGTCAGAAGCGGGCATGGGTGCTGTCCGAACGACCACAAAGCCCGCCCACGCGTGTCACCGGTTTGCGGCAAAAAGGACGTCCACACCGCTCGGCGGATCGATACAACCCCGTATTGGATGCCTTCCGTTGTCCGAAACAATGCGGTCCGGATGCTTGCGAGGCATTTGAAGTCCGGTGTTTGAAATGCCCTTAGGGCTTGTTTTGATTTATGTGTTTAGTTAAAAGCTAGTCATGGTGGCAACTTCGCATATTTGTACAAGACTGATTTTCAAAATCCCATTTTCATCAATAACTCTTACTTGCTGCTTATTTTTTGATTGCTTGAAAGGATTAGACCGTCATGGTGAGATTGATCGTTCTCCCCGTGATCGATAATCTATTGAAGAACGGTCAGATTGCGCCTTATGGGGATCTCACCCTTCTTCCTTGCGTTTCGTTCTGATCACATAGCCCCCCAAGCCCCACATAAAATGAGACAAACCTTTCAAAAAAAAGAATGACACAGAATTGGTCCTTCTTCAGCTCATGACCGTCAAGCATGTCCATTGTCCAAGAAGTCGATCAGGTGTACGCGTGGAACCTTGACTGATGTCGCTCGAGTGTGATTCCCAGCGGGAGCTGCCAAAGCTACAGAGTCCCATCGCGTTATATGCCTCGTGTTTTGCCATTTCCGTGTCAATCACACGCGTGCGACGTGGACGTGATTACGCGCCCGTAGTTGCTACTAGCACTAAACTAATGCTGGCCAGTGGCCACTTTGATTGCTACGAATGCAGCTAGCTATGATGCGGTTTCGAGTCGAGTCGAGTCGATTCGCTAGCTCGATGATTGCCCATCTCGATCGACGGCGAGCATCTGTCTGACAATATTCAATAACGAGCCATCGCCACCACGTTTTCCATAAGCGACCGCGACGCGGCCCCAATTCCACGTTCGTGGCTCTGCCACGCCGTATCTTCCGCCGCCATAAATAGGACCGCAAGATTTAGATAGGTCGCACCGCAACATAGCTCACTGGAGTGGCAGGTATACCTACACTTGTAGCATCAGTTATCTTGCCCAGTGCCAGCTGAGCTAGCCATATAGCTCCGTCGCCTGCTTCCGACAGCCCGCTCCGatgaaggtggcggcggcggaagggGGCAGGCGGTACGCGCTGCTGCTAGCGGTGAACGACTCGGACTACGCCAGGAAGGCGCACGGCGGGTACCGAAACGTGTTCCTCCGCGCCCTCCGCTCCGGCGACCCCGACGAGGCGTGGGACTGCTACCGTGTGATCGACGGCGAGTTCCCGGCGGCGGAGGAGCTGGGCCTGTACGACGGCTTCGTGGTGAGCGGCAGCCCGCACGACGCCCACGGCGACGGCGCCCCATGCTGGGTCCgccgcctctgcctcctcctccggaCCGTCCACGCCATGGGGAAGCGCGTCCTCGGCGTCTGCTTCGGCCACCAGGCCCTGTGCCGCGCGCTGGGCGGGAGGGTTGGCAGGTCGTCCAGCGGCTGGGACGTCGGGGTGAAGGAGGTGACCTTCGTGGACGATATTGAATGGCCGTTCGAGTTCTTTCCCCTGGAGCCACAGCCACCCCGGAGGGCCTCCATCATCGAGGTTCACCAAGATGAGGTATCTTTTCCGTAGTTATTAATTTGCTAGTAGCCTTCGGTGCTTAAACACTCAATTGATTTCTTGAAAATATCCAGCCATGCCAATGCAGAGTTGACATTTTGGGAAAATGTCATTTGCATATGACAACTGACGGTGCTCGTCGAGCTATATTGTAATTAAAAGTTGTCATTCATGGATGTAGATGTAGGTCGTTGCATCATCTACTAAGATGGATTTAAAAAAAAGACTCATAAAAGCTAGCACGCAGGACATATGTGCTCCCAACAGGGGTCGAGCCCTGGGTGACATGGTGTGCCACTGAAACCCTTGTCACTGGGCTACTGCATAGTTCTCTGAGTCATTGGGATTAGACTTTTGACACCTTACATGTCACTTGCAAATATAATACTAAACAATAAACGCATTTCTTCAACAAAAATGCTAGACATACAAagagttactccctccgtcccaaaataactgtctcaactttacactaggtctagtacaaagttgtactaagcttaagacactcattttaggacggagggagtacataatatTACACGCTAACTAGTATTCTTTCTTTCTAACTAACCACTCCTCCCTAATTTTCCTAAATCTCCAATTAAAATTCACCTCTTTATAAAATCCATGTAAACTTATGTATGTGTAGCATTGCTGTTTCTTCAATACTCCTATGTTCGTAAGTTTAGTTATCTTTATGAGGTTGAATGTCTTAATCAATTATGGGTACGCTTGCTTGATTGATAGGTGTGGGAGGTACCACCGGGTGGAAAGGTGCTGGCCTACTCCCACAAGACGCGTGTGGAGATGTTCGCCGTCGGCGACAATGCCCTCGGCATCCAGGGCCACCCGGAGTACACGAACGACATCCTGCTGAACCTCACCAACCGCCTcgtcaacaacaacaccatcggtgGGTGCGTGGGCGAGGAGGCGCGGAGGACGGCGGAGAGCGGCGAGCCGGACCGCGAGTTCTGGACGGGGCTCTGCAAGGCCTTCCTGAGGGGAACAGGATGCgaccgcgcccccaggccgccgcTGCAAGGACCGGCGGCGCCCGAGCTTAGCTGCAGCCACCACGTCGCTCACTTCCCTCCCACCGCCGCCCCGATTGGCTTGTAGCGCTTTGCAGTTGCACGGACCGGCTGTTGTTAGTTCGCCGCATGCATGTGATCGCTAGCTGCAGTAATACGATGGTACGGCTGCATGCATGCACGTACCATCGGTGAAGCGTTTGTGTCAGCAATAAGACGGGTGGCTGAATTTTTTCGCATGTGCTGCGTTACACATAGCATGTCTTGTAGTTGTATGGTTGGATAACGGATATAAGGTCTGAGGAACTGCAATTATCGACAggatatatgtatgtattttggtTGGAGTTAATTGCAAAAAACCACCACACTAAAGCATAATGTTGCAGAAAATACTCTTATACACATTCGTTTCAAAACACACACACGAGGTGTGtctaatttttttataaaaatcattcatCAATCTGTTGGAGCATTTTAAGCTGGATTATGACATGTGAGGCCCAGTTTTGATGGCacgacattatggagggagaagtCTATTTTAAACCTTGAACTCATATTGATGGTCCGAAATGAATCCTAACCTCTAAATCCCTGAAATCGGTACCCTGTCTTATGAATCTCGGTCAATCTTAACCCTACACTAGTTTGGCACACTAGGAAAGGAACAATCTCCGGCTCAGTTCATGGCTACTCTCATTGACTAGAAGGGTCCACATGTCATCTCGTCATGTTCCTCCcatctcttcctctccctctccctctctctgctgaATCAATCCGTGTTCTATTCATGTCCTCATCCGCCTAAACGGGGCTCAAGCAGTCGAGCTATCCGCTCCAGCTCATGTGTCCGGCATCGCATGTGCACGTGTCCAGAAGCAATCGATCTAATCGATCAGGCTCATGTAGTAGTGCATGCTTGTAGAGGAATCAATCAAGGCATCAAGCCAGCCCTGTACATGTGTGTCTTCAGCCGGAACTTCAATACTAGTGTGATCGGCAGCTAGTAAAGGTCCGAAGCTCTTAGCTCGAGGAATCCACGGTGGTGCATACTCCGCAGTACGTATCATACTATCATGGGAGACGTTATGGCGGATCGCTGAGTGACCAAGCTGTGTTCGTCAACACCACACCGATGGTCGCCGCTCTCTAATCCGACCACCATCTTCCTCTACTCCGGTGATGACTGGATGCTCGCCGCTGGCAATCGATTACCCCGGCCACTGGTGGCGAGATAAGCGCGGCGGCTGACTGGTACGGTGCATGCTCCTGGCACCACGCGCTCTCGTGATGTGCTAGGGCGGCGAGGGAAGACTGCGGACCTGCGGTGATCAATGAGTGCTTCCTTTCACGATCGACGCGCTCGTTCTGCATGGCTGGCCTTGGCGTTGCAGAACCTGTTCTTTGTGTCGGGCACCGGCATGCTGTGTTCCTTCCATCGCCTGATAGTGGTAGCCAGAGGCTAGAGTGAGGTTCAAGTATGTAAGCGAGTGATTCCTACTCTCCCTGTGAGGGAGGAAATGCAAGTCGGGTGTAGCAAGAGGAATGTGGGGTGCAAGGTGGAACATATGGGTGTCAGAGCTGAGAGGCTGGCTCAAAAGAGAGACCTACAAGGTAATAGCATATCTCCTGGTAATTCTTTTGAAGTTCTATAAAATCTTGAGATTATATCTGCTGCTGTCAAAATGGGTGTTAATAttcctgatgatgattttgaaacCATAGATATTATAAGAGAACTTGAGATTTTGAGAGCTAATATTGCTAAAAAAGTTGATAAGAATGATAATTAACATGATAAAGTTTTGTTTATCAGTAATGCTGCTGGAGAAGCATCTCCCTTAGATACTGAGTGGGGAGGAGATGAGGGTTTAGATGCTGATGACTTTACTGTGGTTAGATCCAGGAAAAAAGATAGGAAAAAAGTTAATATTACTATTCTAAACCTGTGACTAGAAGTCAAAAACAGAAAGTGGGAGATGGTGCAGGTAAGGCTATGGCTCCTGGCAAACCTAGCACCAAAAACCACAATCCtagaaatagaaaaaaatgatTAGTCTCTTTTGGAATTGTAGGGGGATTGGGAAGAGAGGCATGGGGACATAATCTCTGACTTGGTCAGGGATTTTAAACTTGATTTTGTTGGGATTCAAGAAACTATGAAGAAAGATTTTTCACCGAAATTCTTGAGAAAAATTGATCGTGGAGAAGCTTTCAGTTGGAAGTGGATCCCTTCGGAAGGGAAGTCGGGTGGAATATTGGGAGGCTTTAGAAGTAATATATTTGATCTTGTTAGTTGTGTGGAGGGCAAATATCTTATGAAATTCGAATTATGGAACAAGATTCTTAAAATGAAATGTTGTATTCTGGTGGTGTATGGATCAGCACATGAGGAATTTAAAACTGATTTCCTCACGGAGCTTGCGGCTACTTGTAGTCACATTACTTGTCCCTACATTGTGGGGGGAGATTTTAATATCCTTAGATTTGTGggggagaaaaataagaaggtgAGGCTAGGACATTCCTCAGACCTTTTTAATTCCATTATTAATGCTCTTTCCTTGCGGGAGGTGGATATGAGTGGTGGCATTTATACCTGGTATAATAATCAGCAGAATCCCACTTTGGAGAAACTGGATAGAGTCTTCATGTCGAAATCCTGGGAACATTTGTTTCCTTTCACTTTTGTTAGGAAGATTGTTAGAGAGATTTCGGACCATTGTCCCCTGATTCTTAATACTGATGATAATGTTCCTATTAATTTTGGAAAGAGAGAGTTCAGATTTGATCTGAATTGGTTAAACAAACCTGATTTTCATACTTTGGTGTCTAAAATCTGGATGCAACCTGTTTATTCTGGTAATCCTATTGATGTCATGAATATCAAATTAAAGAGGTTCAAAAAGTATTTTAAAGGGTGGGGCTCAAATAAGTTTGGTCAAGCTAGGAAGAGAAGAAACTGGTTGAGAGAGGAATTAGGGCATATTGAGGAGTTTCAAGAAAATGGTGCTTTGAGCCCTGAGCTCTACTGCAAAAAAGTGGAAATGCTAGTAGAACTAAACAGCTTGCTGATGGAAGAGGAGGTAGCTTGGCTACAGAAATCACATGACAATTGGCTGCTAAAGGGTGATAGCAACACTGAATATTTTCATAGGATTGTGaatgggaggagaagaagaaatactaTCGTTTCTCTTAGCTATGGGGATGTGATAATAGAAGGGAATAAGAACATGCTTAAACATGCTACTGATTTTTATAAAGATCTTTTTGGTCCTGCTCCTGGGAACATATGTAAGATAGATGGGGATATGTGGGATGATAAAGAGAAATTGGGAGATATTGAGAATTTTCTCTTACTTAGACCTTTTTCGGATACAGAAGTTAAAAATGCTTTGTTTTCAATGAAACATAACAAGGCCCCTGGACCTGATAATATTCCTATTGAGTTTTTTCAATCCTGCTCGGATATTGTTAAGGAAGATGTGATGTCACTTTTTCAATGGTTTCATGAAAATAAGCTCGATGTGGAGAGAATCAGTTATGGTATAATTACGCTGTTACCTAAAGTAGCTGGAGCTGATAAAATGCAACAGTTCAAACCTATTTGCTTGCTTAGATGTATTTACAAGTTGATTACTAAGGTGCTGACTATCACATTAGAACCCCATGCAGACATCTTCTTTAGTCGGCATCATAATGCCTTTATCAAAAATAGAGATATTATGGACGGGATCATGTCACTACATGAGATCCTGCATCATACTTATGCTCAGAATAAAAAAGGGATTGTCCTTAAACTTGACTTTGAAAAAGCATATGATAAAGTTAACTCGGAATTCCTGTTGGATTGTCATAGCAAAAGAAATTTTGACCCACACTGGATTGACTGGATTAGGAGAATCCTGGTAGGTGGTACAATCAGTGTGAAGTTAAATGATGAGGTGGGAGAATATTTCCAGAGTGCTAAGGGAGTGAGACAGGGTGATCCCTTATCCCCTTTCCTCTTTAATCTTGTTGCTGATTGTCTTACTAAGATGGTCCTGAAAGCACAGGAGAATGGCCTATTTACTGGGTTAGCAGCGGACTTAGTGGAAAATGGGGTAGCGATTCTTCAGTACGCGGATGATACTATCTTATGCTTTGAAGACAATGTTAGCAATGCTTTGAATATTAAACTGCTGCTTTATCTCTTTGAGATTATGTCTGGTT
This genomic stretch from Hordeum vulgare subsp. vulgare chromosome 6H, MorexV3_pseudomolecules_assembly, whole genome shotgun sequence harbors:
- the LOC123402433 gene encoding gamma-glutamyl peptidase 5-like, whose protein sequence is MKVAAAEGGRRYALLLAVNDSDYARKAHGGYRNVFLRALRSGDPDEAWDCYRVIDGEFPAAEELGLYDGFVVSGSPHDAHGDGAPCWVRRLCLLLRTVHAMGKRVLGVCFGHQALCRALGGRVGRSSSGWDVGVKEVTFVDDIEWPFEFFPLEPQPPRRASIIEVHQDEVWEVPPGGKVLAYSHKTRVEMFAVGDNALGIQGHPEYTNDILLNLTNRLVNNNTIGGCVGEEARRTAESGEPDREFWTGLCKAFLRGTGCDRAPRPPLQGPAAPELSCSHHVAHFPPTAAPIGL